ATTAccaagaaattaatttgaagttactttttttgaaagcacactCTAGCTGTAATGCTTTGTTAACAGACACAAGGGTCTCCTGTGTATATGCTTGTGGTAGCCTGCTCTCTCCTTACCCAAAGTTTTACCTTTTGAAGGTAATTTAATGTTAGGTTTCTTACCTATAGTTTTACCCTTTGGAGGTCATTTAATGTTAGGTTTCTCATCCAACCAAGTCTGTAACAGAGCCATGATACGTAATCAGGTCAAACATTGTATCAAGGCAAGGTGACCTTCCTAGAAACTGGGGGGCATATACAGGTAAATTTAAATTCTCTGTAAAAGCCTGTTTATTGCACTGTTTGAGCAAACACCTTACAAGTGGTTCAAGTTTCTTTGGCAGCGTCATTGATGGCATATTTAAAGAGAAATCGTTGACGGACCTTTTTAGCAGAAAATGTTGATTCTCTTATAAGCAACTGATGTTGAAGAACATCACCACATGTCCTGCGTGTAGGACAGGAAGGCCGTGTATTGTGGCCTTGCAATCCTTTTTCTCGCAGAAAATTTGATTCGTCATTTTTGCCTATCCTTGTCTGCTAGCTACCGTCAGTACAGACCAAACAGAACGAGGTCCCTTCTGCATTTAAATGTGGGACTGATCTTTGCATCTGTTTTGACATTGAATACCAACcaaattttgggtaaaaaataaaggatgtcGTGTTTGGTTAAAGATTGCGCTCAGGCTGCAAGCTGAGTTGACATTCTTCACGtatatttattttccatttacTACTGCGCTCATCCCATGGTGATGATTCATTGTAtgtggaagaaaaaaagaagggtttTCCCCTGTTTGTGAGATCACTTTAATAGGTTCTTGAGTTGATGTGATTTTTGGAATAAATTTATGACAGTATCTCCCTGCCGGAACTAATGAAAGAATGGAAGAATGTCATTTTGAGAGTTTAATGAACACCACAAATTGCGTGCTTCTGCATCTTATAAGTCTTTTTCATAGGCAAGTATTACTGGAGGCGTGCTCATTTATGAACACAAGTAGCCTGTCTGGCCATTCATGACGAATGACTCGAGGCTTGTGCTTCGCTAGACTGTTTGCTTCGAACGATCCAAGGTAAACAAAATCGTTCTGCAGGATAACTTTCCTTCTGCTTTATTGCACTCTACTTTCACCAATTGAATGACAAATGAAGCTACACGGTTTTGAACAGATGAACAGAGGGAAACCCCCCAGAGGATTAACAACTAATTGTGAACTGAAGATCTAGTAGTGAGCGATGATCTCATATCTACAATGGCAGATTCATCTGCTCCTAAATTGATAGCCTCTTTGCTAGCTCTAATGAACCTTGTAACAGAACCTTCAACATAATCTAGAGCTTCTTTTACGTTCATTTTCTTGCTTATCTCATCTGGGAAGCTGCTCAAGAAGTGGTCACCGTTAAGAACAGCAGCTAGTTGAACTACCTCGCTCTGGAATTCGGATAATGAACTATCTTCTTTTGCTTCTGTTGTTCTCAGAGGTGCTACATCTGGCATGGTCACTGCAATGAATTTGGAAAGGagaacttaaaaaagaaaacaatctaTCTCCACCTTAAACAAAAGTAAAGAAATTGTGCATTGATAAGACTCTTACCTGGGCAGTCAGTTCTGGGAGAGGTTAACTCCCCAACAACTCCTTCAAATGTGCCGGCCCATGCATCTCTGTGTGTCAAGAAGTTTGAGGAGAGGTTGAACACTTTCTTTATGGTTGCAGGAATTGAAGAGTGCTCGAACTCTGAGCTTGGAGCAGGCCCATTTGGGCTACTTATCactgaaaaagaaacaaataatgcTATCAACACAGCAGAAAATGAAAGAGGGAGCGTGGAACAACAGAACATAACGTCCATGCTTCAAAAGTCAAAGTGTTCAAGAACAAAGTAGCTAATGACATTAGGTAACAGCCAAACTTCacatgaaagataaaaaaataagcttacCAGTGCCTTTCTTGATCCAAGGAGAGACCATAATTGTCGGCACACGAACTCCAAGCCTATCAAACTTGAAAAAGGATGGGGCAGGGCCGGTGTTCCCGTCCGGGCTGGGAACATTGACGTAAGGAGTCTCGACATGGTCATAAAACCCCCCATGTTCATCGTATGTAATGACCAAAAGGGTCTCATTCCACTGGGGACTGGCTCTCAATGTCTCATAAACCTCCTTAACCAGCATTTGACCATTAGCAACATCATGAGATGGGTGATCATCATTTGCAGGCAATCCTTTAAGATCAAAATACCTTGGTTCAATCACAGTTAAGCTTGGCAGATTCCCTTCTCTAGCGTCTTTCTTGAACTTGAAATCAAACAGatgaaacttaaaaatatacttCAGTTTCCTCATGTTCCTAAAGAACAAAGTTGTTGGAATGTTTTGGAAGTAAATTCCAAAGTCCTTACCGTTCTCGTGAAGTGAATCAAAGATTGTCTTCTGAGGATATCCTATAGCCAATTGCTTCTTAACATGGCTTGTTGAGCCATGAGAAGTAGCAGAATACACAAACAGCCTATTGGGTTGTGTTGGACCGGGGATTGAAGAAAACCACCTATCAAAGACTGCAAATTCCCTTACAAGTGTGGCATAAACTGGCACAGATTCAGGCCTAAAGCCCTTCATGACAGTTTCAGAGAGGTTTTGTGACACGGAGAGAGCTTGTTCAACAAAACCACTCATTGAAGGAAAAGGGCTATTGCCAAATACCTGTTGCTCCACATCTTCAAAAGAGTGTCCAGGATCTGGATCCACAAACTCAGCATCATCTGAGAAACAAATGGATGGTGGGCCTGGATTCTTGGTCGATACAGGATTGCATTCAGTTCCAGAGACACCATTGATTGCTGGATTAATAGATTTCTTCATCCAACCAATCATATGATCAAAAGATCTGTTTTCCATCACCAAAACCACAATGGTCTTGATGGGGCTTGGTTGTTGGGTCGTAGAAACACATGAAAGTGTAAGAAACAGCAAGAAAATGGAGGGAAATGAAGGTGGCTTAGTTCTGAATCTTcccattcttgtttttttctcttgccAGGAGATAACCCTCTTGCCAAAAGTGGGTTTGCTTTAGTTTTGGCCTGTAAGCTTATCTGCTTTCTTGtctttataatcaaataaaagaacTCAAACAGGATCCTCTATTGTCTATTGATTGCCAGTGTCAAGTAAATTAGATTTGGTATCTTATACAGTTATCTTACTGGTTTTGGCCACAGAGAGAACAAAGAagcttctctgtttttttttttttttttggttcttcctacgcttttgctttttataagggaggtggtggtggaaataaagggaaaatgacattttgtgtgtttaaTATACTGATCGCTTTCATAATTCTAGTTAGATTTCAGTAAACATGGTCAAATGTACCCAGATCTTTAGCAGATTCTGTTTTCTGTGATTTGATTATATATCTTGCTACATAAATAAAGTATTTACTTCCCAAATGTAGAATTTAACCGTtactagttatttttaaaaatattttttattaaataatatataaaaataatttttttaatttatttttattatcagcatattaaaataattttattaattataaataaaaaaaatttaaaccaacttaaatttaaaatagttttgagTTGATCTTTgccaaatttattaaaagattgtttgtcattttgtttctgattataattatattaaaatgcgttttaaaaatatatttaattttaaaaaaattaatttgatggttattttagtttttttcaataattttaatttattgatgtaaaaaattaaaaataaaaataaaaattttaaaaataatattattttaatattttttgaagtaaaaaatttttgtactataatatcaaatataagtAAACCTAATcatctttaaagaaaaaaaatagattgtgtTTTGATGGAGCCGTAGATTAACCCGTCATATCACTTAGGTTTAAACtttcatctaatttttaaaaaaacaaattgaatcatcaggtaaaactaaatttaataacattttttatttacaacCATGAAGAAAGTAAATATACTAGAAAAAACAGCAGGGTTCATTCCATGGAAAACtgagatttttaaaactatttaaaaaaataataatttcggttaatatatgttaatataaaaatatcatttattatcaaataaaaaaaaaaagatctttaatctcacaaatttattaaatgaatGGGAAATACATGAAATTATGAAGATCGTTAATGGTTAAATCTCGTGTTTTTTTCTGCAGTGGAACATGAAGgcatctttaatttatttatttgtttgtttgtttgtttttttatgagagCACGTAGTTTTATTTGAGCTGGCCGCATAAACTCCAGAATTGACAGGTTGCATATTACCCCGTGATGGAATTAGAGAAtgacaaataaaatatcaaatatgctTAATTAGCTGGCACTCGATAAAAAGTCTtccaaatcatatatatatatatatatatatatatatatatatatatatatatatataggcaatATGTTATGTTAAATAATGTTACTTCACACGGTTTCTCGCtggtggataaaaaaaaattaacttaagaaataattttatattaactatttttttgtaaaatatttaagaaacttTATAACAAGTGAattaagtttaaagatttactgaaaaataatttttattaatcaattttttttataaaatattttacaagaaataaatacaaaaaaaatttaaaaaaatgttttttttaagcgaAACAAACACGACATAAGAAATTATCGTAAATGTAGGGGCACTAATGATAGAAGATAAGCATGTGTTGCTATTGCATGCGTGGCAACTTTAGGGGCTTCCACTAGTGAGTGACACGTCATGAAATGGAAAAAGAGTTGAAGAAGACAAATGAAAGGGTATGAAAGGTCAAAAACATGAAAGATTAGTGCTTTGTCTGTTCCTGCCTAGAACATCAATTTTCAAGCACAATTTAACTCTCTCTGCTGAATTAGCGTTCAcaacttcaaaatattttttatgatccaTTTTTCCTTATATAAacgttgttattattattattattatcttctaTTTAAATGCAAAATTTTCATCCTCAAAAAGAAAGTTGTTTTAGactctatgtattttttttcttgaataaacTGAAGTAGTTGTCATGATccattttttatcctaaaattttttatttaattttattttcaagatgataatataaatgaaaacgagaaaaagaagaagctccGTCCTCCGTGAgtgaaataagaagaaaaaagggaaaaggtaCTGGACCAGAGAGGAACCAGGAGGGTGCCTGGGTCCACAGGCGACAGAGGAGCACTTGACCTCTGGGATCAGGCGTGGGGCCCTAAACTCACGGGTACTAGTAGAAGATTGAAGAATATCTCCGTTCCTGCTTTACCTAATTTGAAGCACTTGATCCTTCAAATCTACTATCCATCTTTCCAAATCTGTTTCGAAGCTCTTGTGAATAGTTTACTTGGGGTTTGTCGTCCAGGGAGGGGTTTCAACAAGGATTTCATCGAAGTTTTCTGCCAGAAACTAAAGCAGAGAGTAGAAAGACAACAGATTCAGCTGCGAAATTAGAGTTTGATCTTTGTCAGCCATTGTTGATTTCTTTAAGAGTGTTTCTTCATTGTATGGTGCAAAATGTGGTTTTGTGCAGCTTCAGGCCTTACTATTTAGTCTTTTCTGATATTTCTCTTGCCTTGGCATGTACAACACCAAACACTTGCATGGAAAAGTCACAGTCCAGGCCCTTGCACATCAGTCTCCATTTAAATGTTTCTGAGCTCCAATTAGTTAAATCCCAGGTGATGATATCATAATATCCTCCTATTTCAGTCTGAAgcaaataaattgagaaaagaatataatatgaataatttatcttttcCCTAAGTTCTGCCTAACAAATTAGGTCGCTGCCCGGAAACTGTGAGATGTAATGCACCTTCAGAACCTCAAAGGTTTTCACAATTCCTCGGCCTTGCTGATATGacattaatttgatgtttcCTCTGTAGGAAAGTTAACCAGCATAGAATGTAGAACAGAAATATTCCAAAACAGTTAATTTTCCAAACTAGCGAGGGTTTAATTCAGCCATGTTTAATCTACAAGCTGGACTTTAAGCATTAAAATCACCAAAATGggatgataaaaacaaaaaaaaaatgagaagttgGAAATTAGCATAGAGAAAATTAATGAAGGAATACGACAACTCAATCTTTAGACACCAGAAAAAATTCTATGAACCCGCTACCGATACTGCAATATACTGAAAATCTAAGCACGTGAAGAATCATATGCAGTATGATCAACATCAGAGAAAAAACTGTGAAAACTAGCACTAAAATGTTTTAAGCAGTTCAGTTGCCTTCCACTGGGCCagaaaattttactttattattggTCTTCATCTTCCTCTGATTCCAACTGTTGGTTCCACCATTCATTTATCTTTAACTTCATCATTTCGTATGTGTTTTGATCCTCTGGCCCTAAAATACATCGATACTCTGCCTTCAATTCATCAATCCTTGACGCCATCTTTTTCAACTGTTTCTCACGTTCATTGAGCTCCTTCTCGCAATAGAGTATTTTCCAAACACAGAATTGGATTAATAAATTGGAGAATGAGTTCATGAACTAGGCTTCTTTCAACTAAGCGTTCCCCCAGTTCGCTGCCACAAAATTCATCATTCTGGTCAGTATCTGAGTACTCTTCAAGAGTGTCcactttctttaatttcttccctTCTTCATCGGAAAATCCCATTAGAACCAAGATCCTGTGAATTACCTTCGAATTGTCATCCTTATATTGATATTTCAGCGAACTAAAGAACACTTGAAACAATGCGTCCTCAAAGTTAATCTTTGGCAATGAAAACATGAGATTAACAAGCATATGAGAAAGCTCAGTTGCCAGTTTAACTACTTCAAACCTTGATTTCTTTAACGGTCTCCCAATCTTCATCTAATTCAACATATCCCCTTAACCATTCCATGAGactcttttttagttgattttgatctTTCTCATCTTCATTCATCAACTACACATCACCTTCTTCTTTCTTGTGTAGGTAACTTTCATCATTACTTCCACTTTTGATGTCAAATTTCCGCATTACTTCTTTAACTCCTTCCATATTAGTCAAAATATCTCCGCACCATCAGATGCTTCTTCTTGCTCGAGATCATTAGAGGAACTACATGCTATCTTTTCAAGGAGACACTTCTTCTTAGTACAAAACCTTCTCCACTctccttttcttgttcttgttctgtATTTTATATGCCACTCTCCGAAGTTTGTAACAGTTCTTTAAATTCTGGCTCGGATTCTTCTATATTTTCAGCGCCGAGAAATCCTTCTTCCTCAGAATCATCTTCCTTTGattcctttcttcttcaataTCTCCACAGTAACCAGTCAATATCAGCTCCTCTCCTTCGAAAGTCTCCAACTCAGCCAACCTCTTAACTCCTGTATCTTCTCCTTCCTCGGGTCCATAAAGGTCACCATACTTCTTGGAAAAAACTATCTTTTTTCTTACTTGAAGATTGGTCGTTTGATGTTGAGTAGAAAGTGCCAAGCTTTTAAACCTACCATAAAGCTGATCACTGATTTCTTGAGCAGAACCAATCTTTGGGCTTATTCCTTCAAGATTGTGTCTTTCATGTTGACCAGAACGTGCCACTATCTTTACAGTatcttgttttccttttctgattgCATTGTAAGGACTCAACTGTGAAGTTGGAGAGTGCTCCTCAGAATCATCTGTCTTTGACTCTAATGTATCTTCTTCTTTGTTGATTAATTCATCAATCTGATCTATAATATTCTTTGTGGTTTGAGCTTCAAGATTGGATGTTAGAGGAGATTGAGTAAGATCATTTGTAGTTTGATCTTTTCCAGCCATTGTTGATACCTTCTTTGGGCTTCCTTCaaggttgagagagagagagagagagagagtgatgaGAAGAGTTTTTGAGGAAGTGGCGCCAAAATGTGGGTTTTTAAAGAAACGGTTATTCTGTTATGGATAGTTGATTGTTTCACAAGCGGgtgatttataaatatatttcgtTGGGTGAAAGCAACCGTAGGAGAGAATAAactgctttatttttatttatttatttattttggttttgagaaggtttataattaatttgttacttTAATAaccattgaaaatatattatgaaaaaaaaagtatacatGTACATTTATTTCCATTACATGTAAAATAAGTTCTTTTAATGGGTTTTTATTTAACATATCATATAAATTCAGCTCTAGATATTTCTTGtccttgttttctttcctttattttttttattttttataattattttttattttttgattattcatatttgaaagtgtaattataattgtttttcaagtatttttcattcagaaatatatcaaaataatatatttttttattttcaaaaaaatatttttaatattaatatatcaaaataatttaaaaacatcaaaaaattattaatttaaagtaaagataaaaatcaaaaaattaaaatcaaaaattaaaaatatttttgaaacataaatataaatagggtATCAGCTTTTGCTATTGCGGCCAAAACAATGTTTActcaaaatgtatttatttttttgtttaaatgtaCCATGCATCTGTTAGCTTAATCTTTTGCTGGTTTGCCCTGCCCTGCTTGCATTGACCTACAAACGCTTGGCTTGAGAAAAGCAACAAAGGGGCAGGAAAACTTGCCTATgtcatttgtatttttaagtaaattcTAAATTCGAGGGCAGTGTGAAGGTTTAATCCATAGATTATGAGGcttataaaaatcaagaataagCAGCAGCTATTGTTCTTGCAATGCCTATGtttaaatttgaaaagcaatcagaGCTGATAACCAGCGAATTTCAAGAAAGCAAAGTATAGAATAAAGCTGGATGGTCGCTGTATTTTCTGTACACAAAAATCTCCATGAAAGAATACACAGAAGTGGCAGTTATACAGGCGAAGCTACACGATAATCAGAACCAAGAACGTGATTTTCTTGTATACTTGTATAGTTCTATAAAACATCAATCAAAGGAAAATCCCATTGCAATCAATACCTGTTTGGCCTTTTAGATCAGAAGATGTTAAAGATTGAATGAGCTCGTAACTTTTAGAAGCATCAGTAACCAGACCTCTTCAGGTATGCTAATAGGCCTACCCCAGCAACTAGAGCAGCGCCTGCGGCAAGAGTACTGTATGCAGATGCCCATGCATCTGCTTCGCCATAATCGAAACCTTCTGACCTAGAACCCTTCCTTCCACATTTTCCTGAGTAATCTAAGTGCAACCTCAGACTCTGCAGAGTTCATCAAAGAAATTAAGAATGCTGAGCTTAACAGATCCTTTCAGAAATAATAATTGCTGCAGCAAAACAGAAACTCATCATGATTCCTGAGGGCTGTTTCCATTATAGTTAgggtttatgttttatattgttAACAAACAGAATAACACCTTTAAAGCAAAAATTCAAGGctctttctaaaaaaatccaaaatctggGAAAGATCAAGGCTTCTAAAAGAGATAAAAGCGAACATTCAATTTACACATGCAGGTCAAAATCAGGATAAACCATTCTTAATTATAGGGATAAAAGGGAATGGAATGTGGTTTTACTAGcacttcataaaattttatattattacctAAAAATGTGGAACCCGAAACaaaaggaaacttacctttcatAGGATTAAAAGGGGGCAAACTTATTCTTATTGTAGGTTAGGAATACATTTAAGTTATCAAATAGGTTGTGTTTGGTATGAAAGGAAGGCAGATGAAAAGTTACCCTTGTAATTTTTCACCCCCCTTCCCCCTTGTTTGGTACGCAAAATTTGGAAGGGTAAGGGTTACCTTTCAAGTTGAAAACCGTTCAAGGAGGAAAACTTTTGGTTTTTCTGCTTTccctctgattttttttaatttagaatcaAAAGTTTCCCTATTTTTCTTAATGCAGCATTCAGGACCCATcaatttatgtatatttatttttctaataaaatttaattcaaggtATAACACTCCTACCAAACACATACCAAACTCCTCTAACATTTCACTCGTCAACAAATTTTTTACATCCTTAATCTTGCCCCCTTAACATTTTctcttcaaatttttaattccaTACCAAATTTAACCTTAGAAGAAAAGACATTAATGAAGGCAGCCTAGTAGCTGTGTGGGGAGAGAGTGTGTGCATCCACTGGCCCAAAAAATCCCTTCCTCTTTTTCATCTAGGGTCCAATATAAGCATATccagaataatataatattctaCTGCAAGGTGAGTAGGTGACTGCTGCATTTGGTTTTTTGAGTGTTATTCAGGTTgcgccacttttttttttgtttatacgTAACAATGTTTGTATAGAACTTAGATTGGAAAATAGTAACTTCATAGTCTTTCATGTCAAGAGGATGATCCATGGAGAACTAATCTCAAAGTTTATCGATATCAGTGTCATGGCCACCAATAACCCATCCTCCAGGTAATTTTGTCCCttaatttaactaatttatcCCATTTTTCTATAGAAAAACATCAATGACAAGCAGACATCTGAAAATACCTTCAAACCAGCTGATCTGGCATGCTCTACAGCTGTGATGAGATCACTATCTGATGCCAGAACAACTTTGTCATGGTCTTCATCTTCATACTTTAGAATGCAACCACAAGTTAGTATGAAATCAAGATAAGGAAAATCACTAATTCAGGCTATTTATCATAGTGCGAAGTCCATAAAACATACCAGAATTTGAGGTAAGTTGTTACAGTTAATGTCATCCCCTAGCCTCTGAAGGATTGAAGTTATTATATCAGTCAGATTCCGGGTCTCTACGTCAAAAGAAAGCCATAAACAAAGTCAGCTACCTTTTATATGTCAACTGTATTTTCGTTAAGTGAGCCCGGCATTTCACAGCATTCAGCCATTCACATCTCCTAAGCCAAAGAAGCCTAACTTCACGAGTATAACAAATATATGTTTGTACTCTCTAAAGCAAGTCACCTGGCAGTAACTTGCAATGAAATGCAAATTCCATAAGCTACATATATGACAGGTGCAGTGGGGAAAACCAAATTCATGACCATCTTAAAAAGCCTAgtataaaaagcaaaacaaatatcCTACCACAAGTAAATCTGTGCATTCGCCCCCTTTTgtcttcaattttaaaagaaactGCATTTGGATACACTGATGATGGATAGAGAAGCGATCTCCCAGCCTCTGTTCCTTCAGAAGCCAATTTCAAGGAACCTTCACTGGCATGTCATCAACTACATGTAAGTAAACCAAatagaagaaattgaaatgcTAGCATAATATTAACACCAAAACATCTAACCTCCGCGCCTCCTCATTGTCATCATTAGGACTCAAAGCCATGGCAGAGTCCCAAAACTTCTGCATCATTGTGTTTGCAGTCTCATTAGTTGCTGCAGCAGCGCTCCCGACCTGATTAATGAAGGGCCCATGAATGCTTTTGTTCTTCTCAGAAATAACCATAGCATCATATATTCTCCTCAAGACCAACCAACAATATAAATTTACACTCTATGGGGAAAATAAAATACCACATGCATGccacctaattaattaaacacaaCATACATCGAATACAAGCTGGAAACAGATATATGAGGAAtttttaagaatacttgtttttttaaatctaacatATTACAGCTATTAATAGTCCATTGTCCTCCACTCCACCATGggttggataaaaaaacaaatcagccAAAAATAAGTGTAGCCATTAGCAACATATTTTATGTAGCAGCAAGAAAATGTTTTATTGTGAaccaagatttgtttttattgtgacTCAAAATCATTGTGAAGAGCTGTAAGAACAATCGCCCactaatgttataaaaaataatgttgtaaaatttcatggataaaaaaagatcaaacaatatttaatcaaacaacaaacaaaaaaaaatataatgatcaaataaaatctaaaaaaatcatgaacaaaggttaaaaaaaaaaactcgataataccattaaaaaaaaatggaa
The sequence above is drawn from the Populus alba chromosome 15, ASM523922v2, whole genome shotgun sequence genome and encodes:
- the LOC118057409 gene encoding non-specific phospholipase C6; translation: MGRFRTKPPSFPSIFLLFLTLSCVSTTQQPSPIKTIVVLVMENRSFDHMIGWMKKSINPAINGVSGTECNPVSTKNPGPPSICFSDDAEFVDPDPGHSFEDVEQQVFGNSPFPSMSGFVEQALSVSQNLSETVMKGFRPESVPVYATLVREFAVFDRWFSSIPGPTQPNRLFVYSATSHGSTSHVKKQLAIGYPQKTIFDSLHENGKDFGIYFQNIPTTLFFRNMRKLKYIFKFHLFDFKFKKDAREGNLPSLTVIEPRYFDLKGLPANDDHPSHDVANGQMLVKEVYETLRASPQWNETLLVITYDEHGGFYDHVETPYVNVPSPDGNTGPAPSFFKFDRLGVRVPTIMVSPWIKKGTVISSPNGPAPSSEFEHSSIPATIKKVFNLSSNFLTHRDAWAGTFEGVVGELTSPRTDCPVTMPDVAPLRTTEAKEDSSLSEFQSEVVQLAAVLNGDHFLSSFPDEISKKMNVKEALDYVEGSVTRFIRASKEAINLGADESAIVDMRSSLTTRSSVHN